A stretch of the Streptosporangium sp. NBC_01755 genome encodes the following:
- a CDS encoding class I SAM-dependent methyltransferase produces the protein MIDYYSPSAEFYEMVATRHTASSGPPLTRVLAHVDVSYGPVLEIGAGTGRITEVIAAALPQAEIIAAEPSATMRAVLTSRIAREADLRRRVTVVDGSAQDLQLPERLSAVVIFGVAGHLTTTERGALWRRLRDRLPDGGLIVVELMGVSAPRVIPPVMSLRETIGRQTYEWWIGGEPAQDDAMRFTTTWKVLRDGRTVREVTDSYDWHTFDVARLAREAGMTSRRITEAGGQAIPEIGVLVK, from the coding sequence ATGATCGACTACTACTCACCCTCGGCCGAGTTCTACGAGATGGTCGCCACCCGCCACACCGCCAGCAGCGGACCACCGCTCACCCGTGTACTGGCCCACGTCGACGTCTCCTACGGCCCCGTCCTGGAAATCGGCGCCGGCACCGGCCGGATCACCGAGGTCATCGCGGCCGCGCTGCCACAAGCGGAGATCATCGCCGCCGAGCCCTCCGCCACCATGCGGGCCGTCCTCACCTCTCGAATCGCCCGGGAGGCGGACCTGCGCCGCCGCGTCACCGTCGTCGACGGCTCGGCGCAGGACCTCCAACTCCCCGAACGGCTCTCCGCGGTAGTGATCTTCGGCGTGGCCGGACATCTCACCACCACCGAACGCGGCGCCCTGTGGCGCAGGCTCCGCGACCGGCTACCCGACGGCGGTCTCATCGTCGTCGAGTTAATGGGGGTCTCCGCTCCACGCGTCATCCCACCGGTGATGTCCCTGCGAGAGACCATCGGCCGCCAGACCTATGAGTGGTGGATCGGCGGCGAGCCCGCCCAGGACGACGCCATGCGATTCACCACCACTTGGAAGGTCCTGCGAGATGGTCGCACCGTTCGCGAGGTCACCGACAGTTATGACTGGCACACCTTCGACGTCGCCCGGCTCGCCCGCGAGGCGGGAATGACAAGCCGCCGCATCACCGAGGCCGGCGGCCAGGCCATCCCCGAAATCGGAGTCCTCGTCAAATGA
- a CDS encoding thioesterase II family protein: protein MSAHPGVPAPWTGTKPHPAPRRFGPWIRCWSPRPAARLRLICLPHAGGGASFYRPWAALLPPEVELWGIQYPGREDRFEDPLVDRMDELVTAVTDALVPLLDRPYALFGHSMGSAVAWEVARDLRRRETLGPRRLFVSGREAPGTATVGEVHRQSDDLLCRELQRLGGTSDEVLADPDLRPVVLGYVRNDYRLIETYRPIPLPPLRCPIEVFTGETDPELTPQSGRDRAGGWADLTTARTEVHTFPGDHFYLAPRRQEVVTAILRRLDPSLAMGAHRWPSTP, encoded by the coding sequence GTGAGTGCCCATCCCGGCGTGCCCGCCCCGTGGACAGGCACCAAACCCCACCCGGCGCCGCGGCGTTTCGGCCCGTGGATCCGGTGCTGGAGCCCGCGGCCGGCGGCCCGGCTACGGCTGATCTGCCTCCCGCACGCCGGTGGCGGCGCCAGTTTCTACCGCCCCTGGGCGGCCCTGCTGCCGCCGGAGGTCGAGCTGTGGGGCATCCAGTACCCGGGCAGGGAGGACCGCTTCGAAGATCCCCTGGTGGACCGGATGGACGAGCTGGTCACGGCCGTCACCGACGCCTTGGTGCCGTTACTCGACCGCCCCTACGCCCTGTTCGGTCACAGCATGGGCTCGGCCGTCGCCTGGGAGGTGGCCCGCGACCTACGGCGCCGCGAGACGCTCGGCCCGCGACGGCTGTTCGTGTCCGGCCGCGAGGCCCCGGGCACCGCCACCGTCGGCGAGGTCCACCGGCAAAGCGACGACCTCCTGTGCCGGGAACTGCAACGGCTCGGCGGCACCAGCGACGAAGTGCTGGCCGATCCCGATCTGCGCCCGGTGGTACTCGGCTACGTGCGCAACGACTACCGCCTCATCGAAACCTACCGCCCGATCCCCCTGCCCCCGCTGCGCTGTCCGATCGAGGTGTTCACCGGCGAGACCGATCCGGAGCTGACCCCGCAGAGCGGTCGCGACCGCGCCGGCGGATGGGCGGATCTCACCACTGCCCGCACCGAGGTCCACACCTTCCCCGGCGACCACTTCTACCTCGCTCCACGACGCCAGGAGGTCGTCACGGCGATACTTCGCCGCCTGGATCCGTCGCTGGCCATGGGCGCTCACCGGTGGCCCAGCACCCCCTGA
- a CDS encoding cytochrome P450 yields the protein MNPPTPSSVPSSAPASATGEAASIPALDAPRPQNFPIRRGCPFSAPEEYTRLRTLEPVARVTLPTGREAWVASRYEDVRELLADPRISADIRRPNFPALGEGEQEIGARLRPFIRTDAPEHTRYRRMLLPEFTVRRIRAMRPAVQTIVDGLLDSILATEAPVDFIPLYANAVSTSVICELLGIPAENLEFFRDVTRISGSRHSTAEQVAEALGGLFALISDLVAQRQEQPGNDLLSKLVVNHLQTGNVTLPELLSTVGITINAGRETSTNMIALSTLLLLQRPNLMEELRADPSLMPAAVDEFLRVMSIADSIPLRVAAQDIEISGTVIPADDGVIALLAGANHDPEQFPDPDRVDFQRPDNHHVAFGYGVHQCIGQHLARLELEVALETLIRRVPTLRLAAPDEEIDFKHDSATFGIERLPVTW from the coding sequence ATGAACCCGCCCACACCTTCCAGCGTGCCCTCCTCCGCACCCGCGTCTGCTACGGGCGAGGCCGCCTCCATCCCCGCGCTGGACGCCCCCCGCCCGCAGAACTTCCCCATCCGCCGGGGCTGCCCCTTCTCCGCACCCGAGGAGTACACCCGCCTGCGCACCCTCGAACCCGTCGCCCGGGTCACCCTGCCCACCGGACGCGAGGCCTGGGTGGCCTCCCGCTACGAGGACGTCCGCGAACTGCTCGCCGACCCGCGGATCAGCGCCGACATCCGCCGCCCCAACTTCCCCGCCCTCGGCGAGGGCGAGCAGGAGATCGGGGCCCGGCTGCGCCCCTTCATCCGCACCGACGCCCCCGAGCACACCCGCTACCGCCGGATGCTGCTGCCGGAGTTCACCGTCCGCCGGATCCGTGCCATGCGGCCCGCCGTGCAGACCATCGTGGACGGCCTCCTGGACTCCATACTCGCGACCGAAGCACCCGTCGACTTCATCCCCCTCTACGCCAACGCCGTCTCCACCTCCGTGATCTGCGAACTGCTGGGCATCCCCGCAGAAAACCTGGAGTTCTTCCGCGACGTCACCCGCATCTCCGGCTCCCGCCACAGCACCGCCGAACAGGTCGCCGAGGCACTGGGCGGACTGTTCGCCCTGATCTCCGACCTGGTGGCCCAGCGGCAGGAGCAACCGGGCAACGACCTGCTCTCCAAACTCGTCGTCAACCACCTGCAGACCGGCAACGTCACCCTGCCCGAACTGCTGTCCACCGTGGGCATCACCATCAACGCCGGACGCGAGACCAGCACGAACATGATCGCCCTGAGCACCCTGCTGCTTCTCCAGCGGCCGAATCTGATGGAGGAACTGCGAGCCGACCCCTCCCTGATGCCGGCCGCCGTCGACGAGTTCCTGCGGGTGATGTCGATCGCCGACTCCATCCCGCTGCGGGTCGCCGCCCAGGACATCGAGATCTCCGGCACGGTGATACCCGCCGACGACGGCGTCATCGCTCTGCTGGCCGGCGCCAACCACGACCCCGAGCAGTTCCCCGACCCCGACCGGGTCGACTTCCAACGCCCGGACAACCACCACGTCGCCTTCGGCTACGGCGTCCACCAGTGCATCGGCCAGCACCTGGCCCGGCTGGAGCTTGAGGTGGCCCTGGAGACACTGATCCGCCGCGTGCCCACGCTGCGCCTGGCAGCCCCGGACGAGGAGATCGACTTCAAACACGACTCCGCCACCTTCGGCATCGAGCGGCTGCCGGTGACGTGGTGA
- a CDS encoding Gfo/Idh/MocA family oxidoreductase, producing the protein MNGHPPLRMVVCGTNFGRFYAEAVLAHPGYTLAAILSRGSAASRAYARRLGIPHHTEVDQLPDDIDAACVVVGSSISGGEGTALAKALIGRGLHVLQEHPVHLDELTECLKLARRHRVQYRLNTHYPHVEPVRAFIQAARRLTTRQKPLFIDAATPVHLMQPMVDILGRALGSLRPWRFTDPLTLPAEVGTQPFRLLQGVLGGVALTVRVHHQLDPADRDNHALHWHRVSLGTEGGVLTLADTHGPLLWSPRLHVNRDADRRFVLDGPGTDDLDLTTTSVIGDTGTFREVFTELWPQAVGRALDGLRAAVTDSEDVLRAAQYDLTMCRIWSDLAARLGPPEIIRPPAPHPLPAGELFPAPPAPAEARKPIPSPEPPTDTGSRPAPPSESSADTEAAPPYTPSAEFFDLIATEHTAGASAPAVARALAGADLSHGPVLDIGAGTGLLTEAVARARPDAEILACEPATGMRAVLTSRVFSDPYLRPRVTITADAAPELELPDHVSAVLLCGVLGHLDAGQRRRLWERLLRRLSPKGVVIVELMGMEKPLLLPETRMATARAGHHRYEWWFSGAPDQDAPATMRLHTTWRVYLDDEDIPLRLVHDSYRWIPFGLRQVAEEAGLHARLLPTRPGAPPLAELTRQPVVASPVPTPGPALP; encoded by the coding sequence GTGAACGGGCACCCCCCGCTGCGGATGGTCGTCTGCGGCACCAACTTCGGCCGCTTCTACGCCGAAGCCGTCCTGGCCCACCCCGGCTACACCTTGGCCGCGATCCTCAGCCGCGGCTCCGCCGCCTCCCGCGCCTACGCGCGGCGCCTCGGCATCCCCCACCACACCGAGGTCGACCAGCTACCGGATGACATCGACGCGGCGTGCGTCGTGGTCGGCTCATCGATATCGGGAGGAGAGGGAACCGCACTGGCCAAGGCCCTGATCGGCCGCGGCCTCCATGTCCTGCAGGAACACCCCGTTCATCTCGACGAGCTGACCGAGTGCCTGAAACTCGCCCGACGCCACCGCGTGCAGTACCGGCTCAACACGCACTACCCGCACGTCGAGCCGGTGCGCGCGTTCATCCAGGCCGCCCGCAGGCTCACCACCCGCCAAAAGCCGCTGTTCATCGACGCCGCCACCCCCGTCCACCTGATGCAACCGATGGTGGACATCCTCGGGCGAGCCCTCGGCTCGCTGCGCCCCTGGCGGTTCACCGACCCCTTGACCCTGCCCGCGGAGGTCGGCACACAGCCGTTCCGCCTCCTGCAGGGAGTCCTCGGCGGGGTAGCGCTGACCGTGCGAGTCCACCACCAGCTCGACCCCGCCGACCGCGACAACCACGCCCTGCACTGGCACCGGGTATCGCTCGGCACCGAGGGTGGGGTCCTCACCCTGGCCGACACCCACGGGCCGCTGCTGTGGAGCCCACGCCTGCACGTCAACCGGGACGCCGACCGCCGGTTCGTACTCGACGGGCCGGGCACCGACGACCTCGACCTCACGACGACCTCGGTCATCGGCGACACCGGGACGTTCCGCGAGGTGTTCACCGAGTTGTGGCCCCAGGCCGTCGGCCGCGCGCTCGACGGGCTGCGAGCGGCCGTGACCGACAGCGAAGACGTCCTGCGGGCGGCGCAGTACGACCTGACGATGTGCCGCATCTGGTCCGATCTGGCCGCACGACTCGGGCCACCGGAAATCATCAGGCCCCCCGCGCCACACCCCCTTCCAGCCGGCGAGCTGTTCCCCGCTCCGCCGGCCCCGGCTGAAGCGCGAAAACCGATCCCCTCCCCCGAACCCCCCACGGACACCGGATCCCGGCCGGCCCCCCCATCGGAGTCGTCCGCAGACACCGAGGCGGCGCCTCCGTACACGCCGTCGGCCGAGTTCTTCGATCTCATCGCCACCGAACACACCGCCGGCGCGAGCGCTCCCGCCGTCGCACGGGCACTGGCCGGCGCGGACCTCTCACACGGACCGGTGCTCGACATCGGAGCCGGTACCGGCCTGCTGACCGAGGCCGTCGCCCGGGCCCGGCCCGACGCGGAGATCCTCGCCTGCGAACCGGCCACCGGCATGCGGGCCGTCCTGACCAGCCGCGTCTTCAGCGACCCGTACCTGCGCCCCAGGGTGACGATCACCGCTGACGCCGCTCCGGAGCTGGAGCTGCCCGACCACGTCAGCGCCGTCCTGCTGTGCGGTGTACTCGGCCACCTGGACGCCGGGCAACGCCGACGGCTGTGGGAGCGCCTGCTGCGACGCCTGTCCCCGAAGGGCGTCGTCATCGTCGAACTCATGGGGATGGAAAAGCCTCTACTCCTTCCCGAGACCCGGATGGCCACCGCCCGAGCCGGCCACCACCGCTACGAATGGTGGTTCTCCGGCGCCCCCGACCAGGACGCCCCCGCCACGATGCGGCTGCACACCACCTGGCGGGTGTACCTCGACGACGAGGACATCCCGCTACGCCTGGTGCACGACTCCTACCGATGGATTCCCTTCGGGCTGCGGCAGGTGGCCGAGGAGGCTGGGCTGCACGCGCGGCTGCTGCCCACCCGGCCCGGTGCGCCGCCGCTGGCCGAGCTCACCCGCCAGCCGGTCGTTGCCTCCCCTGTTCCCACCCCAGGCCCCGCTCTCCCCTGA